In Polaribacter sp. L3A8, a genomic segment contains:
- a CDS encoding DUF6923 family protein gives MIKHLPSSITSVLFFLVVILSISITAQNEPFNCDYNAYLFQRNDIYALDLASGSSYVVKEDVTEGYVNAVGYNPADGYIWGSLSAPAKTIVRIGKNFNVETFYIDELPTSSRYVGDVSSEGIYYLKGGGTSYFKIDLNPESANYTKYVSTNTLSKNISVHDWAFNAVDGHLYTVEKKTNILYRINAATGEVTDLGEVPILAGLNYTYGAVYFDASGRFYVSANQTGTVYVIQSVQTLQEGSSLDSNLFAYGPSSSSNDGARCPTAPVPQEDCANGVDDDGDGLVDCDDPACSGVAACPVLAPQVSSGNDGGLESNDRLSQQINQRNYLRKKGNYKFDKLKAKKVVKSKSYKKSASKSTSFELKDLIPLDVIPGTTTVESSPSDLIAITNATELYSVDYVKDGETVAVVLATKTENGVYEHTKFICDRLLGAELLSVSTIELFQEEIEEGEEGEGKEGVHFIKSIIKNSNGSKEFVLSFSGRLINNDVNFEIDSHWNIDKYEAGATYYNFQIWTNSVDDLLTLGEEALALFEIQKPISDYVTSTPPPVFVKKGAYVNGTLELELINIRRSKSVVIDAGFKRTETSTTEYFNNTIDLTGNYIETLVIETGNIFDIGFRIENEYNLTPDDLFMSDGVWGKDDSPAGTTVNEFVITQNDNIYAGSGYRVERNISIKASTSEYVSAFRSFTPRSTAIDLSEFDTFELDASGTGDLEITILKEGIDAWQNQFRTTIKLNETEAHYAIPLSHFVSAAGGSINLTDAINITFTMSSDGTAVLEKAMNLKDIQFTQQALSVNTDVIAENEALLIPNPMKSNAELSFYSETNATTKIEVYNVTGALVRKMEENTTIGNNSISMLREGLKSGVYFIKIRNDFRNYKTIKLVVN, from the coding sequence ATGATTAAACATTTACCCTCTTCAATTACTAGCGTTTTATTCTTTTTAGTGGTCATTTTAAGCATATCTATAACTGCGCAAAATGAACCTTTTAATTGTGATTATAATGCATATTTATTTCAAAGAAATGATATTTATGCTTTAGATTTAGCTTCAGGTAGCTCTTATGTTGTTAAAGAAGATGTTACAGAAGGATATGTAAATGCAGTAGGTTATAACCCTGCAGACGGGTATATTTGGGGATCATTAAGTGCGCCTGCAAAAACAATTGTAAGAATCGGAAAAAACTTTAATGTAGAAACTTTTTATATAGACGAGTTACCAACTTCTAGTAGGTATGTTGGTGATGTTAGTTCGGAAGGAATTTACTATTTAAAAGGTGGTGGAACCAGTTATTTTAAAATAGATTTAAATCCAGAATCTGCTAATTACACAAAATATGTAAGTACAAATACTTTATCAAAAAATATTTCTGTACATGATTGGGCTTTTAATGCTGTGGATGGTCATTTATATACTGTAGAAAAAAAGACAAATATATTGTATCGAATTAACGCTGCTACAGGTGAAGTAACTGACTTAGGAGAAGTTCCAATTTTAGCAGGATTAAATTATACCTATGGTGCTGTTTATTTTGATGCTTCAGGTCGTTTTTATGTTTCAGCAAACCAAACAGGAACTGTATATGTAATTCAAAGTGTACAAACATTACAAGAAGGTAGTTCTTTAGATTCTAATCTTTTTGCATACGGACCTTCAAGTAGTTCTAATGATGGAGCAAGATGTCCTACGGCACCAGTGCCTCAAGAAGATTGTGCAAATGGAGTTGATGATGATGGTGATGGTTTAGTAGACTGTGATGATCCGGCTTGTTCTGGGGTAGCAGCGTGTCCTGTACTTGCACCGCAAGTTTCTAGTGGAAATGATGGTGGTTTAGAAAGTAATGACCGTCTTTCTCAGCAAATTAATCAAAGAAACTATTTAAGAAAAAAAGGAAACTATAAGTTTGATAAATTAAAAGCCAAAAAAGTTGTAAAATCTAAGAGTTATAAGAAGTCTGCGTCAAAAAGTACCAGTTTTGAATTAAAAGATTTAATTCCTTTGGATGTAATTCCTGGAACCACAACTGTGGAATCTTCACCGTCAGATTTAATTGCTATTACAAATGCAACCGAACTGTATTCTGTAGATTATGTAAAAGATGGTGAAACAGTAGCAGTTGTTTTAGCGACAAAAACAGAAAACGGAGTGTATGAACACACAAAGTTTATTTGTGATAGATTGTTAGGAGCAGAATTATTGTCTGTTTCTACGATAGAATTATTTCAAGAAGAGATTGAAGAAGGTGAAGAAGGAGAGGGAAAAGAAGGCGTGCATTTTATTAAATCAATTATAAAGAATAGCAACGGATCAAAGGAATTTGTTTTAAGTTTTTCTGGAAGATTGATAAACAACGATGTGAATTTTGAAATAGACAGTCATTGGAATATAGATAAATATGAAGCGGGTGCAACTTACTATAACTTTCAAATCTGGACAAATAGTGTAGATGATTTGTTAACTTTAGGAGAGGAAGCTTTGGCTTTATTTGAAATACAAAAACCTATTTCAGATTACGTTACATCAACACCACCACCTGTATTTGTTAAAAAAGGAGCTTATGTAAATGGTACTTTAGAGTTAGAGTTGATTAATATACGTAGGAGTAAAAGTGTGGTTATAGATGCAGGTTTTAAAAGAACGGAAACTTCTACAACAGAATATTTTAATAATACAATAGATTTAACTGGTAATTATATTGAAACTTTGGTTATTGAAACAGGAAACATTTTTGATATCGGTTTTAGAATAGAAAATGAATATAATTTAACGCCAGATGATTTATTTATGTCGGATGGTGTTTGGGGAAAAGACGATTCTCCTGCAGGAACCACTGTTAACGAATTTGTAATTACACAAAATGATAATATTTATGCTGGAAGTGGTTATAGGGTAGAAAGAAATATTTCTATAAAAGCAAGCACAAGTGAGTATGTTTCTGCATTTAGATCATTTACACCAAGAAGTACTGCTATAGATTTATCTGAATTTGATACGTTTGAATTAGATGCAAGCGGAACAGGAGATTTAGAAATTACCATCTTAAAAGAAGGTATTGATGCTTGGCAAAATCAATTTAGAACCACTATAAAATTAAATGAAACAGAAGCGCATTATGCAATTCCTTTATCGCATTTTGTGTCTGCAGCGGGCGGTAGTATTAATTTAACTGATGCTATAAATATTACTTTTACAATGTCTTCTGATGGAACAGCAGTTTTAGAGAAAGCAATGAATTTAAAAGACATACAGTTTACACAACAAGCACTTAGTGTTAATACAGATGTTATTGCAGAAAATGAAGCGCTTTTAATACCAAACCCAATGAAATCTAATGCTGAATTAAGTTTTTATTCAGAAACAAATGCAACCACCAAAATTGAAGTATATAATGTAACAGGTGCTTTGGTTAGAAAAATGGAAGAAAATACTACGATAGGAAACAATAGTATATCTATGTTAAGAGAAGGTTTAAAATCTGGTGTTTATTTTATCAAAATTAGAAATGATTTTAGAAATTATAAAACAATTAAATTGGTTGTGAATTAA
- a CDS encoding pyridoxal phosphate-dependent aminotransferase, which translates to MKNPLSDRINSLPVSQTLAMAAKARELRAEGKDIIGLSLGEPDFNTPDFIKDAAIEAINQNYNSYSPVDGYADLKEAICVKFKRDNDLVYKPSQVVVSTGAKQSIANIAQVLLNPGDEVLLPAPYWVSYSAIAILCEATYVEIPSSIENDFKITPAQLEASITPKTKMIFFNSPNNPSGTIYSEAEYRALAAVLEKHPQIFILSDEIYEHINYETKPFSFAAIESMYDRTITVNGLAKAFAMTGWRIGYIGAPEWIAKACTKMQGQITSGTNCIAQRAAITAVLAPVSKIQYMVDEFKTRRDIIIGLLREIDGFKVNVPEGAFYVFPDVSAFFGKTINGYKIETASDFSLFILERANVATVTGEAFGTPNCIRISYAASELQIREAVKRIKEALS; encoded by the coding sequence ATGAAAAATCCATTATCGGACAGAATTAACAGTTTACCTGTATCTCAAACTTTAGCAATGGCTGCTAAAGCAAGAGAACTAAGAGCAGAAGGAAAAGATATTATTGGTTTAAGTTTGGGAGAACCAGATTTTAATACGCCAGATTTTATTAAAGACGCTGCTATTGAAGCTATCAATCAAAATTACAATTCGTATTCTCCAGTAGATGGGTATGCAGATTTAAAAGAAGCTATTTGCGTAAAGTTTAAACGTGATAACGATTTAGTATACAAACCAAGTCAAGTTGTCGTTTCTACAGGAGCAAAACAATCTATAGCAAACATTGCACAAGTATTATTAAACCCAGGTGATGAAGTTTTATTACCAGCACCTTATTGGGTTAGTTACTCTGCAATTGCAATTCTATGCGAAGCAACGTATGTAGAAATTCCTTCTTCTATAGAGAATGATTTTAAAATCACTCCAGCACAGTTAGAAGCTTCTATTACGCCTAAAACAAAAATGATTTTCTTTAACTCACCAAACAACCCAAGTGGAACTATTTATAGTGAAGCAGAATACAGAGCGTTGGCAGCAGTTTTAGAAAAACACCCACAGATTTTTATCTTATCAGATGAAATCTATGAACATATCAATTACGAAACAAAACCATTTAGTTTTGCAGCAATTGAAAGCATGTACGACAGAACCATTACCGTAAACGGTTTGGCAAAAGCATTTGCTATGACAGGTTGGAGAATCGGTTATATTGGTGCTCCAGAATGGATTGCTAAGGCTTGTACAAAAATGCAAGGTCAAATTACTTCTGGTACAAACTGTATTGCTCAAAGAGCAGCAATTACAGCGGTTTTAGCACCAGTTTCTAAAATTCAGTATATGGTAGACGAGTTTAAAACTCGTAGAGATATCATTATTGGTTTATTAAGAGAAATTGACGGCTTTAAAGTAAACGTTCCAGAAGGAGCTTTTTACGTTTTTCCAGATGTTTCAGCATTCTTTGGTAAAACCATCAACGGATATAAAATTGAAACTGCAAGCGATTTTTCTTTATTTATCTTAGAAAGAGCAAATGTAGCTACAGTAACTGGTGAAGCTTTTGGTACACCAAACTGTATTAGAATATCTTATGCAGCATCAGAATTACAAATTAGAGAAGCAGTAAAAAGAATTAAAGAAGCATTAAGCTAA
- a CDS encoding fatty acid desaturase family protein, with amino-acid sequence MKTINFSRVDKAKFFRTLNKRVNTYFKENELQKTGNWKLYTKAIIMFSLFLVPFILILTVSMPQWVMALLMVVTGIGMAGVGMNVMHDANHDSFSKRKWVNKLMGSSMYILAGNVYNWKVQHNVLHHTFTNVEGHDEDIDAGRIIRFSQHSTWLPIHKIQKYYSIFLYGLLTINWAITTDIKQMHRYLKQKLSYGKFPNPATEWTKLIISKVAYYALWILLPLLVLDVAWWKILIGFFVMHYTAGMILSLVFQLAHIVPNTEMPLPDKEGNLEHTWAVHQLYTTSNFAPSNWLVNFYTGGLNHQVEHHIFPHISHVHYDKLAKIVKETAKEFNLPYNEYDTMRKAVIEHFRHLGVLGKNPEIA; translated from the coding sequence ATGAAAACAATAAACTTTTCGAGAGTAGATAAAGCGAAATTCTTTAGAACTCTAAACAAAAGAGTAAATACATATTTTAAGGAAAACGAATTACAAAAAACAGGAAACTGGAAATTGTACACAAAAGCAATTATAATGTTTTCTCTTTTCTTAGTTCCATTTATTTTAATTTTAACCGTTTCTATGCCACAATGGGTAATGGCACTTTTAATGGTAGTTACAGGAATAGGAATGGCTGGTGTTGGTATGAATGTAATGCACGATGCTAATCATGATTCTTTTTCTAAAAGAAAATGGGTAAACAAACTCATGGGAAGTAGTATGTATATTTTAGCTGGTAATGTTTATAATTGGAAAGTACAACACAATGTGTTGCACCATACATTTACAAACGTAGAAGGCCATGATGAAGATATAGATGCAGGACGAATTATTCGTTTTTCTCAACATTCTACTTGGTTACCAATTCATAAAATTCAGAAATATTATTCTATCTTTTTATACGGGTTATTAACTATAAACTGGGCTATTACTACAGACATTAAACAAATGCACCGTTATTTAAAACAAAAATTATCTTACGGTAAATTTCCAAACCCAGCAACAGAATGGACTAAATTAATAATTTCTAAAGTAGCTTATTATGCACTTTGGATCCTTTTACCGCTATTAGTCTTAGACGTAGCTTGGTGGAAAATTTTAATTGGCTTTTTTGTTATGCATTATACTGCAGGTATGATTTTAAGTTTGGTCTTTCAGTTGGCACATATTGTACCAAATACAGAAATGCCACTTCCAGATAAAGAAGGAAATTTAGAACACACTTGGGCAGTCCATCAATTATACACCACATCTAACTTTGCGCCTAGTAATTGGTTGGTAAATTTCTATACAGGTGGTTTAAATCATCAAGTTGAACATCATATTTTTCCGCACATTTCTCATGTACATTATGATAAATTAGCTAAAATTGTAAAAGAAACCGCCAAGGAATTTAATTTGCCATATAACGAATACGATACTATGCGTAAAGCAGTTATAGAACATTTTAGACATTTGGGAGTTTTGGGTAAAAACCCTGAAATAGCATAA
- the rsmG gene encoding 16S rRNA (guanine(527)-N(7))-methyltransferase RsmG — protein sequence MEIIHKYFKDLTAIQIEQFSKLQELYQDWNLKINVVSRKDIDELYLRHVLHSLGIAKVIQFKPGSKVMDVGTGGGFPGIPLAILFPETQFHLVDSIGKKIKVVKEVVEGLGLENVKTTNGRVEEVKDTYDFIVSRAVAQMETFVGWTKGRIAKKQNHDLKNGILYLKGGDLSEELKLYTSATIYNLPDYFDEDFYETKKVVHLAMKFKG from the coding sequence ATGGAAATTATACACAAGTATTTTAAAGACTTAACGGCTATTCAGATAGAACAGTTCTCTAAGCTTCAAGAATTATACCAAGACTGGAATTTAAAAATAAACGTTGTTTCTAGAAAAGATATAGACGAATTGTATTTGCGCCATGTGTTGCATTCTTTAGGAATTGCAAAAGTGATACAATTTAAACCAGGTTCTAAAGTAATGGATGTTGGTACAGGTGGAGGATTCCCTGGTATTCCATTAGCAATTTTGTTTCCAGAAACTCAGTTTCATTTGGTAGACTCTATTGGTAAAAAGATAAAAGTAGTAAAAGAGGTTGTAGAAGGTTTAGGTTTAGAAAACGTAAAAACTACAAACGGTAGAGTAGAAGAAGTAAAGGATACTTATGATTTTATTGTAAGTAGAGCAGTAGCACAAATGGAAACATTTGTGGGATGGACTAAGGGTAGAATTGCTAAAAAGCAAAATCACGATTTAAAAAACGGAATTTTATACTTAAAAGGTGGTGATTTATCTGAAGAATTAAAATTATATACGTCTGCAACAATTTATAATTTACCAGATTATTTTGATGAAGATTTTTATGAAACCAAAAAAGTGGTTCATTTAGCGATGAAATTTAAAGGGTAG
- a CDS encoding SGNH/GDSL hydrolase family protein, translating to MRRILLLIVLSLVFACSSKKETLINYTNSQIEYSGRIDSSKTKAAELYWSGTSIKINFEGESISALLKNEKGDNYYNIIIDNDSLFILRPDTIKRYYKLASKLPKGKHTLEIFKRTEWNRGKTSFYGFKLEGNSKVLKKPISKKRKIEFYGNSITAGYAVEDLSEKDSPDSTYTNNYLSYAAITARHFDAKYQCICKSGIGITVSWFPLIMPEMYDRLIPKDPNSKWDFSLYTPDVVVINLLQNDSWLVNMPENDEFKARFGTKPPNEKYIINAYQQFVSKIRKHYPRANIICTLGSMDASKKGSKWIKYIRKAVDHLNDSAIYTHVMPYKKSVGHPSIKEQELMAKSLINFIKENIDW from the coding sequence TTGAGAAGGATACTTTTACTTATAGTTTTATCTCTTGTTTTTGCGTGTTCTTCAAAAAAAGAAACACTCATAAATTATACAAATTCGCAAATAGAATATTCGGGCAGAATAGACTCTTCAAAAACGAAAGCAGCAGAACTATATTGGTCAGGAACTTCCATAAAAATTAATTTTGAAGGCGAATCTATATCAGCATTGCTTAAAAATGAAAAAGGAGATAATTATTACAATATTATAATTGATAATGATAGCCTCTTTATTTTACGTCCAGATACAATTAAACGTTATTATAAACTTGCATCAAAATTACCGAAAGGAAAACATACCCTTGAAATTTTTAAAAGAACTGAATGGAATAGAGGTAAAACTTCTTTTTACGGTTTCAAATTAGAAGGAAATTCAAAAGTACTAAAGAAGCCTATAAGTAAAAAAAGAAAAATAGAATTTTACGGAAACTCTATAACTGCTGGATATGCAGTTGAAGATTTATCTGAAAAAGATTCTCCAGACAGTACTTACACTAACAATTATTTAAGTTATGCTGCCATTACTGCCAGACACTTTGATGCAAAATATCAATGCATCTGTAAAAGTGGAATTGGAATAACAGTTAGTTGGTTTCCACTAATAATGCCAGAAATGTATGATCGATTAATACCTAAAGACCCAAATAGCAAATGGGATTTCTCTCTTTATACTCCGGATGTAGTAGTGATTAACTTATTACAAAATGATTCTTGGTTAGTAAATATGCCAGAAAACGATGAGTTTAAAGCTAGGTTTGGCACTAAACCTCCAAATGAAAAATATATTATAAATGCATACCAACAATTTGTATCTAAAATAAGAAAACATTATCCTAGAGCCAATATTATCTGCACACTAGGATCTATGGATGCAAGTAAAAAAGGCTCTAAATGGATTAAATATATTAGAAAAGCAGTTGATCATTTAAATGATAGTGCAATTTACACACACGTTATGCCATATAAAAAAAGTGTTGGTCATCCATCTATAAAAGAACAAGAATTAATGGCAAAAAGTTTAATTAATTTTATTAAAGAAAATATAGATTGGTAG
- a CDS encoding bile acid:sodium symporter family protein, with product MKIKIDKFVVSIIIVILIAYIFPQWGTQESEIPINTISSIGISLIFFFYGLKLSPSKLKEGLKNWKLHILVQLSTFLIFPLLVLLLHPFIQNEEQETIWLAFFFLAALPSTVSSSVVMVSMAKGNIPAAIFNASISGIIGIAITPLWMGLFVNEIQTDFNFTDIYLKLMLQIIVPVVIGLLLQRFLGAFVQKHSSKLTIFDKSIILLIIYKSFAESFERNIFSAVSFLDLSIILVGVMLLFSTAFYLTGFLSKKINLNREDQITAQFCGTKKSLVHGTVFSKILFGNMATIGIILLPLMLFHATQILIISIVATKKKP from the coding sequence ATGAAAATAAAGATTGATAAGTTTGTAGTATCCATTATAATCGTAATATTAATCGCTTATATATTTCCTCAATGGGGAACACAAGAAAGCGAAATTCCGATAAATACTATTAGTTCGATTGGTATTTCACTTATCTTCTTTTTTTATGGACTAAAATTAAGTCCTAGTAAACTAAAAGAAGGGCTCAAAAATTGGAAATTGCATATTCTAGTGCAACTATCTACCTTTTTAATCTTTCCTTTACTCGTTTTATTACTGCACCCTTTCATACAAAACGAAGAACAAGAAACCATTTGGTTAGCCTTCTTTTTCCTAGCTGCTTTACCATCTACAGTATCTTCTTCTGTGGTTATGGTCTCTATGGCAAAGGGCAATATTCCTGCAGCTATTTTTAATGCAAGTATATCCGGAATTATAGGTATTGCTATCACTCCTTTATGGATGGGACTCTTTGTAAATGAGATACAAACGGATTTTAATTTTACAGACATTTACCTAAAATTGATGCTTCAAATAATTGTACCGGTTGTAATTGGACTTCTTTTACAACGTTTTCTGGGTGCTTTTGTACAAAAACATAGCAGTAAACTTACCATTTTTGATAAATCGATTATCCTTTTAATTATTTACAAAAGTTTTGCTGAATCTTTTGAAAGAAACATATTTAGTGCTGTTTCCTTTTTAGATTTAAGTATTATTTTAGTTGGTGTTATGCTATTGTTTTCTACAGCCTTTTATCTCACTGGTTTTTTGTCTAAAAAAATAAACCTTAATAGAGAAGATCAAATTACAGCACAATTTTGTGGTACAAAAAAATCTTTAGTACATGGCACTGTTTTTTCAAAAATACTATTTGGCAACATGGCAACTATTGGTATTATATTATTACCACTCATGCTGTTTCATGCCACACAAATACTAATAATTAGTATTGTGGCAACAAAAAAAAAACCTTAA